The proteins below come from a single Gimesia alba genomic window:
- a CDS encoding sensor histidine kinase has translation MFFTQTIRRKLGLGLGIIVCMLILLAYGAVSGLQSYDATVQDFKYSLNDLPNRDRMIVSVAALNEPLQKIRNARPDSAASAHYQQKFQTQLDEVEAEIHGFLLKVDKLPDPALGTWKGFVKSQLSEHSASKTTWEKLSLMQAQLENPQERHEVADKMILEVARLETLIMEVRDVPSSTKAVLDRASKVYRSRSNLVWVTCVVVFIAFGCLIWYGHRTVLTPIQDLHEGARIVAQGHFDHQFKIKSNDEMAELAEAFNQMTMRFKEKRDELNHKVDERSKQLVRSERLAGIGVLAAGVAHEINNPLSAISMASESLQGRMQDLKPHCEESEIQVVEQYLGLIQREAMRCREITSKLLDFSRGQNSVRSVNDLSGVIEEVCSMVSLIKRLKGRNIHFEATQHCNAECNPAEIKQVVLNIMTNALESMEVGGNLEIQVRENVDSVTLIFKDDGCGMTQEVKEGLFDPFFTQRADGTGTGLGMSITHRIIKDHGGEIEVESEGPGKGSTIFVELPKKTKSQSKAA, from the coding sequence GTGTTCTTTACGCAAACCATCAGGCGGAAGTTAGGTCTGGGGCTGGGAATTATAGTCTGTATGCTGATTCTACTGGCATACGGGGCTGTTTCCGGGCTGCAATCCTATGATGCGACTGTCCAGGATTTTAAATATTCCCTGAACGATTTGCCCAACCGCGATCGGATGATTGTCTCGGTTGCCGCCCTCAATGAGCCACTTCAGAAGATCAGGAATGCGCGTCCGGATTCTGCAGCCAGCGCCCATTATCAGCAGAAGTTTCAAACGCAGTTAGATGAAGTTGAGGCTGAAATTCACGGGTTTCTGCTTAAAGTCGATAAGTTACCGGACCCGGCTTTGGGGACCTGGAAAGGATTTGTAAAGTCACAACTCAGTGAACATAGTGCGAGCAAAACAACATGGGAGAAACTGTCTCTGATGCAGGCTCAGCTGGAGAATCCTCAAGAGCGACACGAGGTTGCTGATAAGATGATTCTGGAAGTCGCACGACTGGAAACGCTGATCATGGAAGTCCGAGATGTTCCTTCCAGTACCAAAGCCGTGTTGGACCGGGCATCAAAAGTCTATCGGTCCCGCTCAAATCTGGTCTGGGTCACTTGTGTGGTCGTTTTTATCGCGTTTGGCTGTCTGATCTGGTACGGACACCGGACCGTTCTCACGCCAATTCAGGATCTGCATGAAGGAGCCCGGATCGTGGCTCAGGGGCATTTTGATCATCAATTCAAGATCAAATCGAATGATGAGATGGCTGAGTTGGCAGAAGCTTTTAACCAAATGACGATGCGGTTCAAGGAAAAAAGAGATGAATTGAACCATAAGGTCGACGAACGCAGTAAACAGCTGGTACGATCGGAAAGGCTGGCGGGAATCGGGGTTCTGGCAGCGGGGGTGGCCCATGAAATCAATAACCCGCTGTCTGCGATTTCGATGGCGTCTGAATCGCTACAGGGGCGGATGCAGGATCTGAAGCCGCATTGCGAGGAGTCTGAGATTCAGGTGGTCGAGCAATATCTCGGCTTGATTCAGCGAGAAGCGATGCGCTGCAGGGAGATCACCTCAAAGCTGCTTGATTTTTCCCGGGGACAAAATTCCGTGCGGAGTGTGAATGATTTATCCGGCGTGATCGAAGAGGTGTGCTCCATGGTCAGTCTGATCAAACGACTCAAAGGGCGGAATATCCATTTTGAAGCAACTCAGCATTGTAACGCTGAGTGTAATCCAGCCGAAATCAAGCAGGTTGTGCTCAATATTATGACCAATGCACTCGAATCGATGGAGGTGGGGGGGAATCTGGAAATCCAGGTGCGAGAAAATGTGGATTCGGTGACTCTGATTTTCAAAGATGACGGGTGCGGGATGACCCAGGAAGTGAAGGAAGGGTTATTCGATCCTTTCTTTACACAACGCGCCGATGGCACGGGGACTGGTCTGGGGATGTCGATTACACACCGGATCATTAAGGATCATGGCGGAGAGATCGAAGTGGAGAGCGAAGGGCCAGGGAAGGGGAGTACAATTTTTGTCGAACTGCCCAAAAAAACAAAGTCACAAAGCAAGGCCGCATAA
- a CDS encoding sigma-54-dependent transcriptional regulator translates to MSNSVNKLRVLFVDDEAAIREVMRIELPRMGHDVTICEDGQSALTALDKITFDAAIVDLRMPGLSGWDVVDHINKVSPETEVIISTGHGSIDEAIQAIRRGAYDFLPKPCKLIDIATVLQKVADKRSLQNKNYALESRLKSVEGPCQIVGETPPMLRVKKLIEKIAPTDSTALILGETGTGKELVARRVHDLSARASMPFVPVNCGALPENLVESELFGHRKGAFTGADTPRKGLIEIANGGTLFLDELGELDKTMQVKLLRFLESGEVRRVGDSETFHVDVRIVCATNRDLQDMVNEGTFREDLYFRVNTFEINLPSLRDRKGDIPAISRVLLKRHLKKDSIPDDILAPETVEILQSYDWKGNVRELANALEHAVILWDGSQIMPEDLPANLTRNSSIPISSGSASVNWTEGTEGKTLRDIEMEVIYHVLDKHDGDKPKCAAELGIALKTLYNKLNQYQTRAAG, encoded by the coding sequence TTGAGTAATTCGGTCAATAAATTACGAGTCTTGTTTGTCGATGATGAAGCAGCCATTCGAGAAGTGATGCGAATTGAGCTGCCACGGATGGGACATGATGTCACCATTTGTGAAGATGGTCAGTCGGCTTTGACTGCGTTAGATAAGATCACATTCGACGCCGCAATTGTCGATTTGCGGATGCCTGGTCTTAGCGGCTGGGATGTGGTTGATCATATTAATAAGGTCTCACCAGAGACAGAAGTCATTATCAGTACCGGTCACGGTAGTATTGATGAGGCGATCCAGGCGATTCGTCGTGGTGCCTACGACTTTTTGCCTAAGCCTTGCAAGTTGATTGATATTGCAACCGTGCTCCAGAAAGTGGCTGATAAACGTTCCCTGCAGAATAAGAATTACGCGCTGGAATCGCGGTTGAAGAGTGTCGAAGGTCCCTGCCAGATTGTTGGGGAAACGCCTCCGATGCTGCGGGTGAAAAAACTGATCGAGAAAATTGCACCGACCGATTCCACGGCCCTGATTCTGGGAGAAACCGGAACGGGTAAGGAACTGGTCGCGCGACGTGTGCACGATTTGAGCGCGCGTGCTTCCATGCCCTTTGTGCCCGTTAACTGTGGCGCATTGCCTGAAAATTTGGTAGAGAGCGAATTGTTCGGGCATCGTAAAGGTGCTTTTACCGGAGCAGATACGCCACGCAAGGGCCTGATTGAAATTGCCAATGGCGGTACGCTCTTTCTGGACGAACTGGGTGAATTAGACAAAACCATGCAGGTCAAGCTGCTGCGTTTTCTGGAATCAGGTGAAGTTCGGCGAGTGGGGGACAGCGAAACGTTCCATGTTGACGTTCGCATTGTCTGTGCCACCAACCGGGATTTGCAGGACATGGTCAATGAAGGCACATTTCGTGAAGACCTTTATTTCCGCGTGAATACGTTTGAGATTAACTTGCCCTCTTTACGAGATCGAAAAGGGGATATTCCGGCGATTTCCCGTGTGTTGTTGAAGCGGCATTTGAAGAAGGATTCGATTCCCGATGATATTCTGGCACCGGAAACGGTTGAGATCCTGCAGTCTTATGACTGGAAGGGGAATGTCCGGGAATTAGCAAATGCGTTAGAACATGCGGTGATTCTATGGGATGGTTCGCAGATCATGCCAGAAGATTTACCAGCCAATTTAACCCGTAATTCTTCGATTCCCATTTCTTCCGGTTCGGCTTCTGTGAACTGGACAGAGGGGACAGAGGGAAAAACCCTGCGGGATATAGAAATGGAAGTAATTTACCACGTCCTGGATAAGCATGATGGTGATAAGCCCAAATGCGCGGCCGAGTTGGGAATTGCTTTGAAGACACTTTATAACAAGCTGAATCAGTATCAAACCCGGGCTGCTGGCTAG
- the lexA gene encoding transcriptional repressor LexA, with amino-acid sequence MAGTKANLTQRQQEIYDFLKDKIINRGYGPTVREIGANFGIRSPNGVMCHLKALEKKGLITRESHMSRAIQLCDHSQKRTRLPLAGQIAAGSPVLAVQDDEHIDFGPLFDPDDQFCLKVKGVSMIEDQIADGDYVIVHKQNTCKEGDIVVALVDGQEATLKRYYSEGDRIRLEPANSSMQPIYSKNVDILGVVTGVIRKY; translated from the coding sequence ATGGCAGGCACCAAAGCAAACCTTACACAACGTCAACAAGAGATTTATGATTTCTTAAAAGACAAAATTATCAATCGGGGATATGGACCAACTGTCCGTGAAATCGGTGCTAATTTTGGCATCCGCTCTCCCAATGGCGTGATGTGCCACCTGAAGGCTCTGGAAAAGAAAGGGCTCATTACCCGCGAATCTCACATGTCACGGGCAATCCAACTCTGCGATCATTCACAGAAGCGAACTCGTCTTCCTTTAGCCGGACAGATTGCCGCTGGCAGCCCTGTTCTTGCCGTACAGGATGATGAGCACATCGATTTCGGACCTTTGTTCGATCCAGATGATCAATTCTGCCTGAAAGTCAAAGGCGTCTCCATGATCGAAGATCAGATCGCGGATGGCGACTATGTGATCGTTCACAAGCAGAATACATGCAAAGAAGGCGACATTGTTGTCGCTTTAGTGGATGGCCAGGAAGCAACACTGAAACGCTACTACTCAGAAGGCGATCGAATTCGTCTTGAGCCAGCGAATTCCAGCATGCAACCAATTTATTCCAAAAACGTTGACATCCTTGGAGTTGTGACTGGGGTTATTCGAAAATACTAA
- a CDS encoding DUF1559 family PulG-like putative transporter — protein sequence MGAPREVIEQMNPETRLRRGFTLIELLVTLTIIGLLVALLVPAVQRVREAARKMQCANHLKQIGLAVHAYHGSHGVLPFGVGTDYDGPISSLGTLNDRRYSAHAMLLPYLDQAVVYNRLNFNVAPFHPFVNAANDAQEELAKRFNEVINGPAAETRLSVFLCPSDLDRLKGRWGPNNYRSCNGSSWSGRDGNGMFGQNSSVRLGDVKDGQSNTAMFSEHSKGTWDDTVIDPLSDLYNLQGVWTESQFSDACGSLTPQTAGAYQYDVESGQTWLAGNMNWTRYNHVRTPNRINCKNGFTWDGVILNPSSWHANGVNVLMGDGVVRFVSENINAEVWRSLGTIAGGEQSAGLGL from the coding sequence GTGGGAGCTCCAAGAGAGGTGATTGAGCAGATGAACCCTGAAACCAGATTGCGACGCGGGTTCACGTTGATTGAATTGCTGGTCACTTTAACCATTATTGGATTGTTGGTTGCTCTGTTAGTGCCTGCCGTTCAGAGGGTGCGGGAAGCAGCCCGCAAAATGCAGTGTGCCAATCATCTGAAGCAGATCGGTCTTGCGGTTCATGCTTATCATGGTTCGCACGGAGTTCTGCCGTTTGGTGTCGGCACTGATTATGATGGTCCCATTTCTTCGCTGGGGACACTCAATGATCGAAGGTATTCGGCCCATGCGATGTTGCTGCCTTACCTTGACCAGGCCGTTGTCTATAACCGGCTCAACTTTAATGTTGCTCCCTTTCATCCTTTTGTGAATGCGGCCAATGATGCGCAGGAAGAGTTAGCAAAGCGGTTCAATGAGGTGATCAACGGTCCGGCTGCTGAGACGAGATTGAGTGTTTTTCTCTGTCCCAGTGATCTGGATCGTCTGAAAGGTCGCTGGGGACCGAATAACTACCGGTCCTGTAATGGAAGTTCCTGGTCCGGCCGGGACGGGAATGGCATGTTTGGCCAGAACAGCAGTGTCCGGCTGGGGGATGTGAAAGACGGCCAGTCCAATACGGCCATGTTCAGCGAGCATTCTAAAGGGACCTGGGATGATACAGTGATCGACCCCTTATCGGATCTCTACAATCTACAGGGGGTCTGGACGGAAAGTCAATTTTCCGATGCCTGTGGGAGTTTGACTCCCCAGACAGCAGGCGCTTATCAATATGATGTTGAGTCGGGGCAAACCTGGTTGGCAGGCAATATGAACTGGACTCGCTATAACCATGTACGGACTCCCAACCGCATCAACTGTAAGAATGGTTTTACCTGGGATGGCGTGATTCTGAATCCCTCCAGTTGGCACGCGAATGGAGTCAATGTGTTGATGGGCGATGGTGTTGTTCGATTTGTCAGTGAAAATATCAATGCGGAAGTCTGGCGGTCCTTGGGAACCATTGCTGGTGGCGAGCAGAGTGCGGGGCTGGGACTATGA
- a CDS encoding DUF1583 domain-containing protein — MLSPLVADSSDREIYFSFLGEQFDNELLVPLGRGTVRLLEPQSDGLLFNLPTGYQLNAVGVSPRFQIRGDFEIIASYEVPAWKNPESGYGMGPGLYLRMHDEKESAVNIGRLLRPKQKHVFNATLSTTEDEKRKHDVKLFEAKADSGKLKLVREGSLLTFSVMDGGDGAFRELREVELGTADVELLRLGAQQSDVKTPVQVLWKDLFLKAASFPNHPDSLAKGERQHVPRYQPAPQPESISLYWSVLGGVGLLLVLGTVVWGKKRV, encoded by the coding sequence ATGCTTTCACCGTTGGTAGCAGACAGTTCAGATCGCGAAATTTATTTCAGCTTTTTAGGTGAGCAGTTTGATAATGAATTGCTGGTGCCGCTCGGCAGGGGGACGGTCAGGTTGCTGGAGCCGCAGTCTGATGGTTTATTATTCAACCTGCCAACGGGTTATCAGCTGAACGCGGTAGGAGTCAGCCCCCGTTTTCAGATTCGGGGTGATTTTGAAATCATTGCCTCTTATGAAGTTCCCGCGTGGAAAAACCCGGAATCGGGCTACGGGATGGGGCCCGGTCTGTATCTGAGAATGCACGATGAGAAAGAATCGGCGGTCAACATCGGACGATTGCTGCGTCCGAAACAGAAACATGTTTTCAATGCAACCTTATCTACGACCGAGGACGAGAAACGAAAGCATGATGTGAAACTATTCGAAGCAAAAGCCGATTCCGGAAAACTGAAACTGGTCCGAGAAGGAAGCCTGCTGACGTTTTCCGTGATGGATGGGGGAGACGGTGCTTTTCGTGAATTACGTGAGGTCGAACTCGGAACCGCTGATGTAGAACTACTGCGACTGGGAGCGCAACAAAGCGATGTCAAAACTCCTGTGCAGGTTTTATGGAAAGACCTGTTTCTTAAAGCGGCGTCTTTTCCGAATCATCCTGATTCGTTAGCCAAAGGGGAACGCCAGCATGTGCCCCGTTATCAGCCTGCTCCTCAGCCCGAGTCGATTTCCCTGTACTGGAGTGTGCTGGGAGGAGTGGGTTTGCTGCTTGTTCTGGGAACAGTCGTCTGGGGCAAGAAACGGGTTTAA
- a CDS encoding alpha/beta hydrolase family protein, producing MDRRSALQNIGLALLSAGVFQGASRAGNVFAAEEIPAFDDSRLGELKDLNGYFPFMPSESPEAWEERAEYVRRQIKVAAGVWPEPENTKINATVHGKVDRDDYTVEKVFFESSPGLFVTGNLYRPKGKQGPFPMVLSPHGHFAEGRFYDSGEQRVKADIKAGAEKYEIGGRYPLQARCVQLARMGCMVFHYDMLGYADGFCLSYDLIHRFSKQRPEMSSEKNWGLFSAQSELRLINALGLQTLNSIRTLDWVSSLSEVDPQRIGITGASGGGTQTFILAAIDNRITAVFPAVMVSTAMQGGCTCENATYLRVDTGNIEFAALVAPRPLGMTAANDWTKEIETKGLPELKQHFKMMGVPENVVGKYYPFPHNYNYVSRAMMYEFFNQHFKLGIKTPIIEADFEPLTREELSVWNKKYPGPPSDEQSEIKILHTLARNNAKQIQGLTPHDQKSLAEYRRVVGGAFEVLVGRPLPAADDLEAEQISEEEKQGFRQYSTLIKNKRYGEATPALFLLPDQWNQKVVIWLDDKGKAGLLKQDGSLTAPIQRLVDAGTAVAGLDVLYQGDFNQKQPAPTEMPVVKNPREFAGYTLGYNHPVFSKQIHDILNVLSFAKHHESNPQSISLAGFGFSGVRAAAACAHSPELISRLAVDTGGFRFAEITNIRDLRLWPGAVKYGDVTGLLSLCEPAALWLAGSSATVPKLVQASYNSAGLLNKVEMFHESANRENAAVDWLLKG from the coding sequence ATGGATCGCAGGTCAGCTTTGCAAAATATTGGGTTGGCATTATTGTCAGCAGGCGTTTTCCAGGGAGCTTCTCGTGCAGGGAATGTTTTCGCTGCCGAAGAGATTCCCGCATTCGATGACAGTCGGCTGGGAGAATTAAAAGATCTGAATGGCTATTTCCCGTTTATGCCAAGCGAATCACCGGAAGCATGGGAAGAACGGGCTGAGTATGTGCGACGACAAATCAAGGTGGCCGCTGGAGTCTGGCCGGAACCGGAGAACACCAAGATCAATGCAACCGTGCATGGCAAAGTCGATCGAGATGATTACACGGTCGAGAAAGTCTTCTTTGAAAGTTCTCCCGGATTGTTTGTCACCGGGAATCTGTATCGGCCCAAAGGGAAGCAGGGGCCTTTCCCGATGGTTCTGTCTCCACACGGTCACTTTGCGGAAGGCCGGTTTTATGACAGTGGCGAACAACGCGTGAAGGCAGATATCAAGGCGGGGGCCGAAAAGTATGAAATCGGGGGCCGGTATCCACTGCAGGCCCGTTGTGTGCAACTGGCGCGGATGGGATGCATGGTCTTTCATTATGACATGCTCGGTTACGCGGATGGATTCTGCCTGAGTTACGATTTGATTCATCGTTTCTCCAAACAGCGGCCGGAGATGTCGAGCGAGAAGAACTGGGGATTATTCAGTGCGCAATCGGAATTGCGTCTGATCAATGCGCTCGGTTTGCAAACTTTGAATTCGATACGGACGCTGGACTGGGTGAGTTCGTTGTCTGAAGTGGACCCGCAGCGGATTGGGATTACCGGTGCCAGTGGTGGTGGAACACAGACATTCATACTGGCGGCCATTGATAATCGGATCACAGCGGTGTTTCCGGCGGTGATGGTCTCGACGGCGATGCAGGGGGGGTGCACTTGTGAAAACGCGACTTATCTGCGAGTCGATACCGGGAACATTGAGTTTGCGGCGCTGGTTGCTCCTCGTCCCCTGGGCATGACGGCTGCGAATGACTGGACGAAGGAGATTGAGACCAAGGGCCTGCCCGAACTCAAACAGCACTTCAAAATGATGGGTGTTCCTGAAAATGTGGTGGGGAAATATTATCCGTTCCCGCATAATTATAATTATGTCAGCCGCGCGATGATGTATGAATTTTTCAATCAGCATTTCAAGCTGGGAATCAAAACGCCAATCATCGAAGCCGATTTTGAGCCTTTGACGCGTGAAGAGTTGTCGGTCTGGAATAAGAAGTATCCAGGTCCTCCCAGCGATGAGCAGTCAGAAATCAAAATTCTACATACTCTGGCCCGGAATAATGCCAAACAGATTCAGGGGCTCACCCCGCATGATCAGAAGAGTCTTGCCGAATATCGGCGTGTTGTGGGAGGGGCGTTCGAAGTGCTGGTGGGACGTCCTTTGCCTGCAGCGGATGATCTGGAAGCAGAGCAGATTTCGGAAGAAGAAAAGCAAGGCTTTCGCCAGTATTCCACATTGATTAAGAATAAACGCTATGGCGAAGCGACTCCGGCTTTGTTTTTACTGCCGGATCAGTGGAATCAAAAGGTCGTGATCTGGCTGGATGACAAGGGGAAGGCCGGATTACTCAAGCAGGACGGCTCTTTGACGGCGCCAATTCAGAGACTGGTTGATGCCGGGACAGCGGTGGCGGGACTTGATGTATTGTACCAGGGTGATTTCAACCAGAAGCAGCCTGCGCCGACGGAAATGCCCGTGGTGAAGAACCCGCGTGAGTTCGCCGGTTATACATTGGGCTATAATCACCCGGTGTTTTCCAAGCAGATTCACGACATTTTAAACGTGCTATCTTTTGCGAAGCATCATGAAAGTAATCCTCAGTCAATCAGTCTGGCCGGTTTCGGCTTTTCCGGAGTCCGGGCGGCTGCGGCCTGTGCGCATTCACCAGAGTTAATCAGTCGTCTGGCAGTGGATACCGGCGGGTTTCGATTTGCCGAAATTACGAACATCCGGGATCTTAGACTTTGGCCTGGTGCTGTGAAATATGGTGACGTGACCGGATTGTTGTCGCTGTGTGAGCCGGCTGCACTCTGGCTGGCGGGCAGTTCGGCGACGGTCCCGAAACTGGTGCAGGCTAGCTATAATTCTGCTGGTTTGTTAAACAAAGTCGAGATGTTTCATGAATCGGCAAACAGGGAAAATGCAGCCGTTGACTGGTTATTGAAAGGTTAA
- a CDS encoding HEAT repeat domain-containing protein: MYSGIQLKKWSVAGTLLALMIFVVPVSGTAAERVQLKYGWEKGQRYAYQVKIDVSMEAYTDLLTGVAQYEVIKSDADSFAVKCTGKLNSVTKSKSKRLLIPPMRIHRHRSPFAGLAHSMAGAFEAHVLELNRFGELDTVKGSSLLPYLIGHLSQINLIPLSPDGSSEWSESEKTSVSIISTDRIPLPFRDSNVEKTMGARQTTKYKITGEKEDDVTIAVTHSYRTVGTVDGEPEIELSGTGTIQFDKKQGGVKSLLLNYKLFRRSETSVHKIPITISSKQLSEEELTRFRADQEELRKKHLAEMKKREAASQFEIPENIDADLKEILTDLATKNILKRKAALKKLSQAKPKQENPEVSQIIIGVLNSKDITVVADASEALVVWSTKADVPAMIEILPEVNILGLENIAEAILKHQTPEGVNAVAKLMNDPIKGHKISPKLIAYGSGAEGAVLEQLDPSNFVVLVGVLRVLKEIGTEKTLKKIEELKRTTDNASFQFQTAATVKAIEARLDQTKR, from the coding sequence ATGTATTCAGGAATTCAACTCAAAAAATGGTCTGTGGCTGGAACGTTATTGGCGCTGATGATATTCGTCGTGCCGGTTTCTGGGACTGCTGCCGAGCGCGTGCAGCTGAAGTATGGTTGGGAGAAAGGGCAGCGGTATGCGTATCAGGTGAAAATCGATGTCTCTATGGAAGCCTATACTGATCTCCTCACCGGTGTTGCGCAGTATGAAGTGATCAAGTCGGATGCAGACAGTTTTGCTGTGAAGTGTACGGGCAAACTGAATTCTGTCACGAAGAGCAAAAGTAAGCGACTGCTGATTCCGCCGATGCGTATCCATCGCCACCGGAGTCCATTTGCCGGTCTGGCCCACAGTATGGCAGGCGCATTTGAAGCTCATGTCTTAGAGTTGAATCGTTTTGGCGAGCTCGATACGGTAAAAGGTTCTTCGTTGTTACCTTATCTGATTGGGCATCTTTCGCAGATTAATCTGATCCCCCTTTCTCCTGATGGGAGTTCTGAATGGTCGGAAAGTGAAAAAACGAGTGTCTCAATTATTTCAACCGACCGGATTCCTCTGCCGTTTCGTGATTCGAATGTTGAAAAAACGATGGGAGCCAGGCAGACGACCAAATATAAAATCACTGGTGAGAAAGAGGATGATGTGACGATCGCGGTCACGCACTCTTATCGAACCGTCGGGACCGTAGATGGCGAACCGGAAATTGAACTTTCGGGGACAGGTACGATTCAGTTCGATAAAAAACAGGGGGGCGTGAAAAGCCTGTTGTTAAACTACAAACTGTTCCGTCGCTCAGAAACCAGCGTCCATAAAATTCCGATTACGATTTCTTCAAAACAACTTTCAGAGGAAGAGTTGACCCGGTTCCGAGCTGATCAGGAAGAATTGCGGAAGAAACATCTGGCCGAGATGAAAAAACGGGAAGCAGCGTCCCAATTCGAGATTCCTGAAAATATCGATGCAGACCTGAAGGAGATTTTAACAGATCTGGCGACCAAAAATATTTTGAAGCGAAAAGCGGCACTCAAGAAATTAAGCCAGGCAAAACCAAAGCAGGAGAATCCGGAAGTCTCTCAGATTATCATCGGGGTTTTGAACAGCAAAGATATCACAGTTGTTGCTGATGCATCAGAGGCATTGGTCGTCTGGTCTACGAAAGCGGATGTGCCTGCCATGATCGAGATCCTGCCAGAAGTGAATATTCTGGGATTGGAGAATATCGCGGAAGCGATCCTGAAACATCAGACTCCTGAAGGTGTCAACGCCGTGGCAAAACTGATGAACGATCCGATTAAGGGGCATAAGATCTCCCCTAAACTGATTGCTTATGGCAGCGGGGCAGAAGGGGCCGTACTGGAACAGCTGGATCCGTCAAATTTTGTGGTTCTGGTCGGTGTGCTGCGTGTACTCAAAGAAATCGGGACTGAAAAAACTCTGAAGAAAATCGAGGAGCTGAAGCGGACCACCGATAATGCGAGCTTTCAGTTTCAAACTGCGGCGACCGTTAAAGCGATTGAAGCTCGCTTGGATCAGACAAAGCGCTAG
- a CDS encoding tetratricopeptide repeat protein: protein MNNKGLFCSTVILLITFSIQGCSHLGNQVSKVKSALPGQKNTDNLLAAARADESKNELLAAREKYEKYIKRNPKSVIACHRLGIVCTRLGDSVAATRYFTQARQLDPTNSEVLNDFGYALFQRGQYNAAEKIFTAALQNDASNKRIINNLALTVGHQGRFKESFTLFRNVMPPAEAHANLAYIHTQRGEGELALQEYDLALTEDPTLETAGLAAAELAEMKNIFLAKQTQKPEQQLAANKTAPRTETPKRQNMPAKRVTKSLAKAPIQKQPVTQTTQLVSAKQPVEKTSREPLNVTTPVVREKLVSQASLKEEVQFRRIASQPPVSKPVTKPVSKPVKKVEEESLEINSFNTIDELSVEDKPAIIRISNESESEETLFRSPQELSEQ from the coding sequence ATGAACAACAAAGGATTGTTTTGTTCAACTGTGATCCTTCTTATCACATTTTCCATTCAGGGGTGCTCCCATCTTGGCAATCAGGTTTCCAAGGTAAAATCGGCCCTGCCCGGTCAGAAAAACACCGATAACCTGCTCGCCGCTGCCAGAGCTGATGAAAGTAAAAATGAATTGCTGGCCGCCCGAGAAAAATATGAAAAGTATATCAAAAGAAACCCCAAAAGCGTCATAGCCTGTCACCGCCTCGGTATTGTCTGTACGCGATTAGGAGACTCCGTTGCTGCCACTCGCTATTTTACACAGGCACGTCAACTTGATCCGACCAACTCGGAAGTGTTAAACGATTTTGGATACGCATTGTTTCAGCGTGGACAATACAACGCAGCTGAAAAAATCTTTACTGCCGCATTACAAAATGACGCGAGCAACAAACGCATCATCAACAATCTTGCCTTAACCGTAGGCCACCAGGGACGCTTCAAAGAAAGCTTCACACTCTTCCGCAACGTCATGCCGCCCGCGGAAGCACATGCGAATCTTGCTTACATTCATACTCAAAGAGGAGAAGGCGAACTCGCTCTGCAAGAATATGATCTGGCATTAACCGAAGACCCCACACTGGAAACTGCTGGTCTGGCCGCTGCGGAACTGGCGGAAATGAAAAACATATTCCTGGCAAAACAGACACAAAAACCAGAACAACAACTGGCAGCGAATAAGACCGCTCCTCGAACAGAAACCCCCAAACGTCAAAACATGCCAGCGAAGAGAGTGACAAAATCATTGGCAAAAGCTCCAATCCAGAAGCAGCCTGTAACACAGACCACGCAATTGGTCAGTGCCAAACAACCAGTCGAAAAAACATCCAGAGAGCCTCTTAACGTGACCACTCCAGTTGTCAGAGAAAAGCTGGTCTCCCAGGCTTCCCTGAAAGAAGAAGTTCAGTTCAGGCGAATCGCATCTCAACCCCCGGTTTCCAAACCAGTGACGAAACCGGTCTCCAAACCTGTTAAGAAGGTGGAAGAAGAGTCCTTGGAAATCAACTCCTTCAACACAATCGATGAACTCTCTGTGGAAGACAAACCGGCAATCATCCGCATTTCAAACGAGAGTGAATCAGAAGAGACGCTGTTCCGTTCTCCCCAGGAGTTATCTGAACAATAA